DNA from Sulfurimonas gotlandica GD1:
ATACACATTTGAGAAAGCTCCGCCAAGCATCAAGCCTGCAGGAAAAGCGAAACATATCTTCTTTAGATTTATAATGTAGCCCAAAATGCCTATAACAAGCACTAACTGAATGTACTTTAACCACTCATCTAAAAAAGCCAGCATAGAAAATGCCACGCCTTTGTTATAAACCAAGATCAGATCGATACAATCAGTGTAGTAGCGAAAACCATCTACAAAGAGCATCTTTATATTTTGGTCAATTATAAAAATCCCTGCCAATGTAAAAAAAAGTATGGCACTAA
Protein-coding regions in this window:
- the lspA gene encoding signal peptidase II, translating into MPNTTLKLSAILFFTLAGIFIIDQNIKMLFVDGFRYYTDCIDLILVYNKGVAFSMLAFLDEWLKYIQLVLVIGILGYIINLKKICFAFPAGLMLGGAFSNVYDRFVHGGVVDMVYWHCGFDFAVFNFADVMIDVAVVWFLVLNFKPKLCKK